Within the Candidatus Aegiribacteria sp. genome, the region GAACAGGACAGAATCGAACCCATGCAACCCTGATATCCCTGAGAATTATGACACTCTCAACCTCAACGGACATGGCAGGATATAATTCGGAAACAGAGTAGAGTTCCTCATCTATCCTGAAGGGAATCACTTCACCGCTTCTCAGGGGTGAAGGCTGGGCAGGAGGAATACTGTAGATGCCAAGAGGAGAGGATTCGGAAGATACAATTTCAGCTCTGATATCGCCGGTATTCGGAACCATCACCATTCTGCGAATAACAGGAAGGTCGGGAGCACCATAGGGCATACCGATACCTTCATCGGGAACCCGAAGAAGAGATCCATCGGGAAAACCAGGCAGAGACAGGGTTTCCTCTGTCAGGACAGGAAGAGTAAATTCAACGAGAATACCTTCGCTATCCAGACCAAGATATTCTGCTGTTTCGGAATATTCTTCAGCTCGGTATAGAACATCTGCACTGACAGCAAATGTAATTATCAGTATCGGCACCATCAATATTCGTAACATTTGAACCTCCATCCAGTAATCCGGCTTATGAAAATACAGAATATGGATAGTATTCCTAAATTCATTTAACACATAACAGTAAAACGGCTTGTAAGGAAAAAAGTTCCAGCAACAGAAGGATGTAGAGTAACTTAAATAATGTCAATGTCATCGGGGACATGCAGGCTCTGCTGCGTGTCCCCCATAAACTTGACTAAAATATCGCCCCATGGGGGACACGCACCAGAGCGTGCATGTCCCCGTATGCTAGGTTATTAGGAGACCTTTCTGGAGCATGACCATCGGGTTGAATGTGGCGAAATCCGCCTGGTGAATCAGAACTGTTTCAACCCTCTGTGGACGGCCTTCACCCTCCTTCGCGTGGCACCCTATTATGTTGATTATCTCAAGCGGCATATCGAATTTTGCCGCCAGAATGGCACCTGAGATCGGATGTCTGGCATGCCTTCCGTGGTGACCCTTGATGTAACCGTCATCGGTCTTCTCGATTTCCAGCAGTTTTCCGACATCGTGCAGAAGACCCCCTGCAACAAGAAAATCCCTGTCAATCTCAAAAGGCGTATCGCAGGCGGACCGTATCGCATCCGCAAGGCCAATTGCGCCCTCGGTAACGGCTATCGTATGCTGAATCAGGTTGATGCCGTGTGTCTCGGTAAGGAGTGTGAATGGTATTTTTTCCAGATCGTCAGGATTCCATCCCCCCTCCTCCGCAGCGGTTACCCATATATCGACTGTTTTCCGCCTGAGTTCTGGATTTTCAATTCTCTCGAGCTGTTTTTCGAAAAGCTTTTCAATACGATTTCGCACAGTAATCAGTTCCTCTCCATGGCTTCAATAATGGCATCACCCATCTGTGATGTGCTGGCAGCTCCCTGCTCAAGCACATCCTGAGAGCCTTTGAGCTTCATCATATCGTAAGTGCGGGCTTTACCTTCGGCTATGACGGTTTTGACAGCATTTCTGATCTTTGAAGCCTTATCAGTCTCTCCTATGTGATCGAGCATCATACATGCTGAGAGAACCATTGCTATCGGGTTGACGATAGATACCTCGTAATCGGCATATTTTGGAGCTGAACCATGAGTGGGTTCGAATACCGCGACTTCATCACCAATGTTCGCGCTGCATGCGAAACCCAGTCCGCCTACCAGCCCCGCGAAACCATCGGAAACGATGTCACCGAACATGTTTCCTGAAACGAGCACACCGTAATCTTCGGGGTTCTTTGTGAGCCACATCATCTGCGCGTCAATGTTGGTCTCCCAGAGGTCGATATTCGGGAAATCCTTCGAAATCTTTCTTCCCTCTTCACGCATCATTCCGCTGGTTTCACGGATGACGTTCGGTTTCTCGCAGATCGTGACACTCCTGTATCCGAATTTATCGGCATACTCGAAAGCGCTTCTGAGAATCCTTCTGCAAGCGTTTCTTGAGAATATTCTTGTCGAAACAGCAAGATCTTCCCTTGGGACATCAGCGAAATTCTTTTTGAATTTCGGATGTGTCATAAGTGTTTCATACACATTATCAGGTGGATTCGTCCACTCGACACCGCCGTAGAGCCCTTCGGTGTTCTGACGGAATATTACAGCGTCAACAAGGGGTTCCTCGATCGT harbors:
- a CDS encoding HD domain-containing protein, yielding MRNRIEKLFEKQLERIENPELRRKTVDIWVTAAEEGGWNPDDLEKIPFTLLTETHGINLIQHTIAVTEGAIGLADAIRSACDTPFEIDRDFLVAGGLLHDVGKLLEIEKTDDGYIKGHHGRHARHPISGAILAAKFDMPLEIINIIGCHAKEGEGRPQRVETVLIHQADFATFNPMVMLQKGLLIT
- a CDS encoding isocitrate/isopropylmalate dehydrogenase family protein, with protein sequence MKRTVVTMPGDGIGGAVLDEALKVLDAAGFEAEYVHADIGWEFWKKEGNPLPDRTIDLLEKHRIALFGAITSKPKDKADADLDPALSGKGLVYYSPIVAMRQHFDLDICTRPCKAFKGNPLNFIRRGPGETIEEPLVDAVIFRQNTEGLYGGVEWTNPPDNVYETLMTHPKFKKNFADVPREDLAVSTRIFSRNACRRILRSAFEYADKFGYRSVTICEKPNVIRETSGMMREEGRKISKDFPNIDLWETNIDAQMMWLTKNPEDYGVLVSGNMFGDIVSDGFAGLVGGLGFACSANIGDEVAVFEPTHGSAPKYADYEVSIVNPIAMVLSACMMLDHIGETDKASKIRNAVKTVIAEGKARTYDMMKLKGSQDVLEQGAASTSQMGDAIIEAMERN